The following proteins are encoded in a genomic region of Astatotilapia calliptera chromosome 22, fAstCal1.2, whole genome shotgun sequence:
- the cart4 gene encoding cocaine- and amphetamine-regulated transcript 4, giving the protein MESKRAVVYLSVCLSVLTSLCQGQRSGNSHLLSAPDDPTLGLTTSELAEALQGLLDEADSSAGLSVEKKASVIPRCDVGERCAMKHGPRIGRLCDCLRGTACNTFFLRCY; this is encoded by the exons tgtctgtctgtgctgacaTCTCTCTGTCAAGGCCAAAGGTCAGGCAACAGCCACCTGCTGTCCGCGCCCGATGACCCAACCCTCGGACTCACAACCAGTGAGCTG gctgaAGCTCTGCAGGGTCTTCTGGATGAAGCTGACAGCTCAGCCGGTCTCTCTGTGGAGAAAAAAGCCAGCGTGATCCCGCGG TGTGATGTGGGTGAGCGGTGTGCGATGAAGCACGGACCTCGGATTGGTCGGCTCTGCGACTGTCTGAGAGGAACAGCCTGCAACACCTTCTTCCTGCGCTGCTACTGA